The following are from one region of the Nostoc cf. commune SO-36 genome:
- a CDS encoding phosphoribosyltransferase, whose amino-acid sequence MSHTPFFADRTYAGELLARVIHDVLTQQTIDSGVKPVPIVYALPRGGVPVAAPIARLLDCPLTIVVAKKISHPENPELAIGAVTTFGNVLWTDQKLFRSKHDARGREVALNKAINLAKSLEAQLIPACPQVNAQDATLILVDDGIATGMTIAVAATALKTLSPAAVWLCTPVAPQKLLPWLKQWGDRTIILETPELFWSVSNFYAQFPQVDTLEVLAYLQQQKTIG is encoded by the coding sequence ATGTCACATACCCCATTTTTCGCCGATCGCACCTATGCGGGTGAGTTATTGGCGCGAGTGATTCATGATGTTTTGACTCAGCAAACTATTGATTCTGGGGTAAAGCCTGTACCAATTGTTTATGCTTTGCCAAGAGGGGGTGTACCAGTAGCAGCACCAATAGCGCGTCTTTTGGATTGTCCCTTGACAATTGTTGTGGCAAAAAAGATAAGCCATCCAGAAAACCCAGAGTTAGCAATTGGTGCAGTCACTACTTTTGGAAATGTTCTTTGGACTGATCAAAAGCTATTTCGCTCTAAACATGATGCGCGGGGAAGGGAAGTAGCTTTAAATAAAGCGATAAACCTTGCTAAGTCTCTTGAGGCTCAATTAATTCCTGCTTGTCCGCAGGTGAATGCACAGGATGCCACACTCATCTTAGTTGATGATGGCATTGCTACAGGTATGACAATAGCGGTAGCGGCAACTGCTCTTAAAACGCTTTCTCCAGCAGCAGTTTGGCTATGTACTCCAGTAGCGCCACAAAAATTGCTACCCTGGTTAAAACAATGGGGCGATCGCACAATTATCTTAGAAACACCAGAACTCTTTTGGAGTGTAAGTAATTTTTACGCCCAATTTCCCCAAGTAGATACATTAGAAGTTCTCGCATATCTCCAGCAACAAAAGACAATAGGATAA
- a CDS encoding DUF411 domain-containing protein, which translates to MSHKQFIYCWQKWLLPILVPAAVRVVIMICLTAGVLGILGSTASMSHAQAVFPTSVVGNAQLVSATKRIQDQQTPLNSIALNATVYHSPDCNCCGGWIDHLKGQGFKITDIFTPDIETVKQRYNVPANLSSCHTAIVNGYVIEGHVPGDDIKRLLQEKPNVAGLSVPQMPVGTPGMEMGNRKDPYSVFSFDRKDSVAVFNQYRAES; encoded by the coding sequence ATGTCGCACAAACAATTTATTTATTGCTGGCAAAAATGGTTGCTTCCCATCTTAGTACCTGCTGCTGTGCGAGTAGTAATAATGATTTGTCTAACAGCAGGGGTGTTGGGCATCTTGGGAAGTACTGCTTCTATGAGTCATGCTCAAGCTGTTTTTCCTACTTCTGTTGTAGGCAATGCTCAACTGGTAAGTGCTACTAAGCGCATCCAGGATCAACAAACACCATTAAATTCAATAGCCTTAAATGCCACCGTATATCACAGTCCCGACTGTAACTGTTGTGGTGGGTGGATTGATCATTTAAAGGGACAAGGTTTTAAAATCACTGACATTTTTACGCCTGACATCGAAACAGTCAAACAAAGGTATAACGTGCCGGCTAACTTGTCATCTTGCCACACAGCAATTGTTAATGGATATGTCATCGAAGGACATGTCCCAGGAGACGATATTAAACGTCTGCTTCAAGAAAAGCCAAATGTTGCTGGTTTATCAGTTCCCCAAATGCCCGTAGGCACTCCTGGGATGGAGATGGGGAATCGAAAAGACCCGTATTCAGTGTTTTCTTTTGATCGCAAAGACTCAGTTGCAGTATTCAATCAGTATCGTGCTGAGTCCTGA
- a CDS encoding tetratricopeptide repeat protein, producing MPKGEWNNRSKNTVPLQLPIKHLKPVKRNTITHEFDSGSQAEILPPQESDDRLSEASNLLRLGIQQQQAGELITAMKSLQQSLGLFQAVGDLEKQAQVLSLLGLLTYSAGDYKGAISYSQQCLSLLNNTSDLALQMQALSHLGNAYRHLNDHNKAIEFLEKCLKITQQLQDKRSQVAALNNLGLVYKALGNFTQAIEYQQQSLEIVRELKDNWGEEQVLKNLGNAWYALNNYPKAIAYYEQCVVLSRSLKNVRSASQVLKNLGNACYALGDYTKAIKYYEDRLQLAKEIQDKRSEEQSLSSLGVACEALGDYNKAITYYEERLLLARNIKDRRSEEQALASLKVACYALGDYAKAMQYQQGTSQNT from the coding sequence ATGCCTAAAGGCGAATGGAATAATAGATCAAAAAATACAGTTCCCCTGCAATTACCCATAAAACACCTAAAACCAGTGAAGCGTAATACAATTACCCATGAATTTGACTCTGGTTCACAAGCAGAAATACTACCTCCACAGGAAAGTGATGATCGTTTATCTGAAGCATCCAACCTACTACGCCTGGGAATTCAACAACAACAAGCTGGTGAATTAATAACGGCGATGAAGTCTTTACAACAATCATTGGGGCTGTTTCAGGCAGTTGGGGATTTAGAAAAACAGGCACAGGTACTTTCTTTATTAGGATTGTTGACTTACAGCGCTGGAGACTACAAAGGTGCTATTTCTTACTCTCAACAGTGTTTGTCTTTGCTCAATAACACTTCAGATTTAGCATTGCAGATGCAAGCACTTTCCCATTTAGGCAATGCATACCGTCACCTGAATGACCATAATAAGGCTATTGAGTTTTTGGAAAAGTGTTTGAAAATAACGCAGCAACTGCAAGACAAACGCAGTCAAGTGGCAGCACTGAATAATTTGGGATTGGTGTATAAAGCTTTGGGCAACTTTACACAGGCTATTGAGTATCAGCAGCAAAGCCTAGAGATTGTACGGGAACTCAAAGATAACTGGGGCGAAGAACAGGTACTCAAGAATTTGGGTAATGCTTGGTATGCTTTGAACAATTATCCAAAAGCGATCGCCTATTATGAACAGTGCGTAGTACTATCACGCTCCTTAAAAAATGTTCGCAGTGCTTCTCAGGTGCTAAAGAATCTGGGTAATGCTTGTTATGCTTTAGGTGATTATACCAAAGCCATTAAGTATTATGAAGACCGATTGCAATTAGCCAAAGAAATTCAAGACAAGCGTAGCGAGGAACAGTCTTTAAGTAGTTTAGGAGTTGCTTGTGAAGCTTTGGGTGACTACAACAAAGCAATTACATATTATGAAGAACGTTTGTTGTTAGCGAGGAATATCAAAGATCGCCGCAGTGAAGAACAAGCTCTTGCTAGTCTGAAAGTCGCTTGCTACGCCTTGGGTGATTATGCCAAAGCCATGCAATATCAGCAGGGAACGTCTCAAAATACTTAA
- a CDS encoding uracil-DNA glycosylase yields MSSETQLSLFDDSSFNQRELIPTDAKIAIAPGTYSNITELTQDCDRCHRCPLGDTRTHAVVGRGNLKAPIMVIGEAPGQNEDETGLPFVGRSGQLLEKILASVNLTTEQDVYIANINKCRPPDNRVPTPVEVAACLPYLLEQIRLVDPKIILLTGATAVKGITGDKRGITKIRGQWLEWEGRLCMPIFHPSYLLRNPSKERGAPKWLMWQDIQAVRAKLDEIQNNS; encoded by the coding sequence ATGAGCAGCGAAACCCAACTCAGCCTCTTCGACGACTCAAGTTTTAACCAACGAGAACTAATTCCTACAGACGCAAAAATTGCGATCGCTCCGGGAACTTATTCCAACATAACGGAATTGACACAGGATTGCGATCGCTGCCACCGTTGTCCATTGGGAGACACTCGCACTCATGCTGTTGTCGGACGCGGTAATCTCAAAGCACCAATCATGGTTATAGGGGAAGCGCCCGGTCAAAATGAAGACGAAACTGGCTTACCATTTGTAGGCAGATCAGGCCAGTTGTTGGAGAAAATTCTGGCATCTGTAAATCTGACTACTGAGCAAGATGTATACATTGCCAATATCAATAAATGTCGTCCACCAGATAATAGAGTTCCTACCCCTGTAGAAGTGGCAGCTTGTTTACCCTATTTATTAGAACAAATTCGCTTGGTTGACCCCAAAATTATTTTGTTAACAGGTGCAACTGCTGTCAAAGGCATTACTGGCGATAAGCGGGGAATTACAAAAATTCGCGGACAGTGGCTGGAGTGGGAAGGACGTTTATGTATGCCAATTTTTCATCCTTCCTACTTGCTGCGTAATCCTTCTAAAGAAAGAGGTGCGCCTAAATGGTTGATGTGGCAGGATATCCAGGCTGTACGAGCTAAGTTAGATGAAATTCAAAATAACAGCTAA
- a CDS encoding BON domain-containing protein, translated as MKKLILLLVSSVLVVGTFGCQETPKTGSETPSTTNEAAQAPAKPASQINQTAKVPGIETTPLAASTGTKVNIHSEKTTTKVESNLKAEVSKKLNKGLPGNKLQVENKEAEIILKGTAASQEELKKAETLAKEVQGVKMVKVEAKVEAVKNP; from the coding sequence ATGAAAAAGCTAATTCTATTACTAGTTAGTAGTGTGTTGGTAGTTGGTACTTTTGGCTGCCAAGAGACTCCCAAAACTGGTTCAGAAACTCCTAGCACTACTAATGAAGCCGCTCAAGCACCAGCAAAACCAGCTTCGCAGATAAATCAAACTGCTAAAGTTCCAGGGATAGAAACGACTCCTTTAGCGGCTAGTACAGGTACTAAAGTTAATATTCATTCTGAAAAAACGACAACAAAAGTTGAGAGCAACTTAAAAGCTGAAGTTAGCAAAAAGTTGAATAAAGGCTTACCAGGCAATAAGTTACAAGTTGAAAACAAAGAGGCTGAAATCATCCTCAAAGGTACAGCAGCTTCTCAAGAAGAACTCAAAAAAGCTGAAACTTTAGCTAAAGAAGTTCAGGGTGTAAAGATGGTGAAGGTGGAAGCAAAAGTTGAAGCTGTGAAAAATCCATAA
- the rpmA gene encoding 50S ribosomal protein L27, which translates to MAHKKGTGSTRNGRDSNAQRLGVKRYGGQVVRAGNILVRQRGTKFHPGNNVGIGSDDTLFALIDGVVMFERKGKTRKKVSVYLPLTATEATPAEAVAS; encoded by the coding sequence ATGGCTCATAAGAAAGGAACAGGTAGTACACGCAATGGTCGTGATTCTAATGCCCAACGTCTGGGTGTTAAGCGTTATGGTGGTCAAGTTGTACGTGCAGGAAACATTCTTGTGCGTCAGCGCGGTACCAAATTTCACCCTGGTAACAACGTCGGTATTGGTAGCGATGACACTTTGTTTGCCTTAATCGACGGTGTTGTAATGTTTGAGAGAAAGGGCAAAACCCGTAAAAAAGTTAGTGTTTATTTACCCCTAACTGCTACTGAGGCAACCCCTGCTGAGGCAGTAGCAAGTTAG
- a CDS encoding ribonuclease D, with the protein MPYLSSASKISAIVAEYTNAKTLWIDTEVADYKTRNPRLSLIQVLDNPQDMSGDRVYLLDVLDQPIIIAEFIEKIMMESAIEKVFHNASYDLKFLGNKKSKNITCTLEMVKKIPYYLLPLPNYQLKTIATELCSFNNIDKQEQKSDWGKRPLAEEQIEYAYLDCIYLAQIHLNLLALQAQANPEPITEDLISLTTKCSQLEQQYKLLNSEFEHLQERIKKTMQAQNISETPYYKLTSYERTTVKASFTELARLAQAQNINLDFPITLTQKLQKDLGQNLEQLSVYIDKSTSWRLSSKTQESEIEDE; encoded by the coding sequence ATGCCCTACCTTAGTTCCGCTAGTAAAATTAGCGCTATTGTTGCTGAATATACCAATGCCAAAACGCTGTGGATAGATACAGAAGTAGCTGACTACAAAACTCGTAATCCCCGATTATCGCTGATTCAGGTATTAGATAATCCTCAAGATATGAGTGGCGATCGCGTCTATCTTTTAGATGTCTTAGATCAGCCTATAATTATAGCTGAATTTATCGAAAAAATTATGATGGAATCTGCCATTGAAAAAGTTTTTCACAACGCCAGTTATGATTTAAAATTTCTCGGTAACAAAAAATCTAAAAATATTACTTGCACTTTGGAAATGGTCAAAAAAATCCCTTACTATCTTTTGCCATTACCCAACTACCAACTCAAAACCATAGCCACTGAACTTTGTAGCTTTAACAATATCGATAAACAAGAACAAAAAAGCGATTGGGGAAAACGCCCTTTAGCTGAAGAACAGATAGAGTATGCTTACTTAGATTGTATTTATCTTGCTCAAATTCACTTAAATTTGTTAGCGCTACAAGCCCAAGCTAACCCAGAACCCATAACGGAAGACTTAATATCACTAACTACCAAATGTTCACAACTTGAGCAACAATATAAGTTGTTGAATTCAGAATTTGAACATTTACAAGAACGCATCAAAAAAACTATGCAAGCTCAAAATATATCGGAAACTCCTTATTATAAACTAACTAGTTATGAGCGAACTACAGTCAAAGCTAGTTTTACAGAATTGGCAAGGCTAGCACAAGCTCAAAATATAAATTTAGATTTTCCAATCACACTAACTCAGAAACTGCAAAAAGATTTAGGACAAAATTTGGAACAACTATCTGTATATATTGACAAAAGCACATCTTGGCGACTAAGTTCCAAAACTCAAGAGAGTGAAATCGAGGATGAATGA
- the rplU gene encoding 50S ribosomal protein L21: MTYAIIETGGKQIRVEPGRFYDIELLAIEPDEKVTIDSVLLVQHDGEVSIGQPLVTGATVEGTVMRHYRGRKVLVYKMKPKKKTRKKRGHRQEITRLMIDSITLNGAVFVAQGETEKETPVLDETPAEEVETAAE, translated from the coding sequence ATGACCTACGCAATTATTGAAACTGGCGGTAAACAAATACGAGTAGAGCCAGGGCGGTTTTACGATATTGAACTGCTTGCGATCGAACCAGATGAAAAAGTTACAATAGACTCCGTATTACTCGTGCAGCACGATGGCGAAGTCAGTATTGGACAGCCACTAGTGACAGGTGCAACTGTAGAAGGGACTGTAATGCGGCATTACAGAGGTCGTAAAGTTCTGGTATACAAGATGAAGCCCAAAAAGAAAACCCGCAAAAAGCGGGGGCATCGTCAGGAAATTACTAGACTTATGATTGACTCCATCACCCTTAATGGTGCAGTATTTGTAGCCCAAGGTGAAACGGAGAAGGAAACTCCCGTTTTAGATGAGACCCCTGCCGAAGAAGTTGAAACCGCTGCTGAATAA
- a CDS encoding tetratricopeptide repeat protein: MTEVIRSGSLNNIESIEFEERCLEKARETGDRLGEVISLGSLGNAYQSLGEYYLAIEFYQQWLDIAREIGDRLGEAKSLSGLGNAYQSLGKYQRAIEFYQQWLSITRKIGDRTGEGICLGSLGNTYEYLGKYEQAIEFYYQWLSISKEIGDRTGECICLGSLGNTYEYLGHYQLAIEFYQQWLYVAKFICDAYGGQSQRNGEAMALSGLGSAYKALGQYQKAFEFYHYSLEIRRDLDDLNGEANAWFNLGLVLEKINRKSEAMNAFCNAREIYHAMGLDASLQDCNHAIELLSENVASVASSFWFERWLTNLSQLIKASSQ; this comes from the coding sequence ATGACAGAAGTAATTAGATCCGGGAGCCTAAATAACATTGAGTCCATTGAGTTTGAAGAGCGGTGCTTAGAAAAAGCCAGAGAAACAGGCGATCGCTTAGGGGAAGTCATTTCTTTGGGAAGTTTGGGCAATGCTTACCAGTCACTAGGCGAGTACTACCTAGCAATTGAGTTTTATCAGCAGTGGTTGGATATAGCGAGAGAAATAGGCGATCGTTTAGGGGAAGCTAAATCTTTATCTGGATTGGGTAACGCTTACCAATCACTAGGCAAATATCAGCGAGCGATTGAATTCTATCAGCAGTGGTTGAGTATTACCAGGAAAATAGGCGATCGCACTGGGGAAGGGATTTGCTTGGGGAGTTTGGGCAATACTTATGAATATTTAGGTAAGTATGAGCAAGCAATTGAATTTTATTATCAGTGGTTGAGTATAAGCAAGGAAATAGGCGATCGCACTGGAGAATGCATTTGTCTGGGAAGTTTGGGCAATACTTACGAATATTTAGGGCATTACCAATTAGCAATTGAGTTTTACCAACAATGGTTATACGTAGCAAAATTCATCTGCGATGCCTATGGCGGGCAAAGCCAACGCAATGGGGAAGCTATGGCCTTAAGTGGGTTGGGTAGTGCTTATAAGGCTCTAGGACAGTACCAAAAGGCGTTTGAGTTTTATCATTATTCATTAGAGATTAGAAGGGATCTTGATGACCTCAATGGGGAAGCAAACGCCTGGTTTAATTTGGGTTTGGTATTAGAAAAAATCAATCGAAAATCAGAAGCGATGAATGCCTTTTGCAATGCTCGTGAAATCTATCATGCAATGGGACTTGATGCTAGCCTACAAGATTGTAACCATGCCATTGAGCTGCTTTCTGAAAATGTTGCAAGCGTAGCATCTAGCTTCTGGTTTGAGAGATGGTTAACTAATTTGTCGCAGTTGATCAAAGCTAGTTCTCAATAA
- a CDS encoding DUF1392 domain-containing protein gives MQSSLCIKKRLLCMINQIVTLESCWHSSVPWGNAMPQLAVQMLEKVFLSSSDISGYCCGVQWERQEWIYAIVCCREILYLPQEEFFGTKLVKKCTVGTPVFELGDLVEVDFGESPTRRIIQGIFSLKNTWLYAVEWRSPILEEITLNQSRIIWLADVDLAKVNV, from the coding sequence GTGCAAAGTAGTTTATGTATAAAAAAGAGATTGCTTTGCATGATTAATCAAATTGTCACTTTAGAATCTTGTTGGCATAGTTCTGTTCCCTGGGGAAATGCCATGCCGCAATTAGCAGTTCAAATGCTCGAAAAAGTCTTCTTATCAAGCTCTGATATATCAGGCTACTGTTGTGGTGTCCAATGGGAGAGACAGGAATGGATTTACGCTATTGTCTGCTGTCGTGAAATACTCTACTTGCCTCAAGAAGAATTTTTTGGAACAAAGTTAGTGAAAAAATGCACAGTTGGTACACCAGTTTTTGAATTAGGAGATTTGGTGGAAGTTGATTTTGGTGAAAGCCCAACACGTCGTATTATTCAAGGGATTTTTAGCCTGAAAAATACTTGGCTTTATGCAGTAGAATGGCGTTCCCCAATTTTAGAAGAAATCACATTAAATCAAAGTAGAATTATCTGGCTTGCGGATGTCGATTTAGCAAAAGTGAATGTATGA
- a CDS encoding molybdopterin-dependent oxidoreductase yields the protein MSLILPKRTLSRRRLLQVSGLSGVGFLLGGCGTNLFSDNLRQISEPLNQSLEALLLSQKPVPEFPVSAIEPDKLLINTFDFTPQIDPAQFRLKIDGEVSNVMQLSMADIQKLPLTSMVIRHVCVEGWAAIAQWGGVRLRDLVALVQPKSNVRYVYFQSADGYYESWDLASAIHPQTLMAYQKNGQPLSVDNGAPIRLASPIKLGYKQSKWVTQITFVSNLLPTKGYWEDQGYEWFAGL from the coding sequence ATGAGTCTGATTCTTCCCAAACGCACCCTATCCCGTCGCCGATTACTGCAAGTATCTGGACTTTCGGGGGTAGGCTTTCTTTTAGGTGGCTGTGGGACAAATTTGTTCTCAGATAATCTGCGGCAAATATCTGAGCCACTAAATCAAAGTCTTGAAGCACTCCTGCTAAGTCAAAAACCAGTACCGGAATTTCCTGTTAGTGCCATAGAACCAGACAAATTGCTCATTAATACCTTTGACTTCACTCCGCAAATTGATCCAGCGCAGTTTCGCTTGAAGATTGATGGCGAGGTTAGTAACGTGATGCAATTGAGTATGGCAGATATTCAAAAACTTCCCCTGACTTCAATGGTAATTCGTCATGTGTGTGTTGAAGGTTGGGCTGCGATCGCTCAATGGGGAGGCGTGCGATTACGAGACTTAGTAGCGCTGGTACAGCCGAAGTCAAACGTGCGCTATGTCTACTTTCAATCTGCTGATGGCTACTATGAAAGCTGGGATCTTGCCTCTGCCATACATCCCCAAACTCTCATGGCTTATCAAAAGAATGGGCAACCTTTATCAGTTGATAATGGTGCGCCTATACGTCTAGCATCCCCAATTAAATTGGGCTACAAGCAAAGCAAGTGGGTAACTCAAATTACATTCGTCAGCAATTTGTTACCTACTAAAGGCTATTGGGAGGATCAGGGCTATGAGTGGTTTGCAGGGCTATAA
- a CDS encoding XisI protein yields the protein MFDTERNHYQLVYVGWRGSKRLYSTVLHLDIIDSKIWIQQHGIEVGITNQLVELGVPKEDIVLGFDPPKMRYYPTLQ from the coding sequence ATTTTCGATACCGAACGCAACCACTACCAACTAGTCTACGTTGGTTGGCGCGGCTCAAAGCGACTGTATAGCACTGTCCTTCACTTAGACATCATCGATAGCAAAATTTGGATTCAACAACATGGTATTGAGGTTGGGATTACAAACCAGTTAGTTGAACTCGGTGTCCCCAAAGAAGACATTGTTTTAGGGTTCGATCCTCCAAAAATGCGATATTACCCGACTTTGCAGTAG
- a CDS encoding pyridoxamine 5'-phosphate oxidase family protein: protein MATSTDRDQQIKKLHELIKNIDYGMFTTVDDDGSLHSYPMSKSGEINSEAALWFFTYAGSHKVTEIEHYDQVNITFSSPEQQRYVSISGSAGLVKDRNKMRELWKPELQTWFPKGLDELDIALLKVNINQLNYWDSESSFKPQTISFLA from the coding sequence ATGGCAACTTCTACAGACCGCGATCAACAGATTAAAAAACTGCATGAACTAATTAAAAATATTGATTATGGTATGTTTACCACAGTCGATGATGATGGCAGTTTGCATAGTTACCCCATGTCAAAAAGTGGTGAGATTAACTCTGAAGCCGCACTCTGGTTCTTTACTTATGCTGGTTCCCATAAGGTGACTGAGATTGAACACTATGACCAGGTAAATATTACTTTCTCGTCACCCGAACAGCAGCGATACGTTTCTATTTCAGGTTCAGCAGGACTGGTGAAAGACCGCAACAAGATGCGAGAGCTATGGAAGCCCGAACTCCAAACCTGGTTTCCAAAAGGACTAGATGAACTCGATATTGCTTTGCTGAAAGTGAACATTAACCAGCTTAATTATTGGGATAGTGAATCGAGCTTCAAGCCACAAACAATTAGTTTTTTGGCATAA
- a CDS encoding Nif11-like leader peptide family natural product precursor: protein MTQQNAARLFQAVKQDQALQEKLKATADPKSFIKIAQERGYDFTAEELDSEIDKLSDEDLAAIVNPGWGTRRHINPR, encoded by the coding sequence ATGACACAGCAAAATGCTGCCCGACTTTTTCAAGCCGTAAAACAAGATCAAGCATTACAGGAAAAGCTTAAAGCAACAGCTGATCCAAAAAGCTTTATCAAGATAGCTCAAGAGCGTGGCTATGACTTCACCGCCGAAGAACTAGACAGTGAGATCGACAAATTGTCTGATGAAGATTTAGCCGCTATTGTCAATCCAGGATGGGGGACTAGACGTCATATTAATCCTAGATAA
- the nadC gene encoding carboxylating nicotinate-nucleotide diphosphorylase, with the protein MSYSAVLPPWLVLDPLLRGWLIEDIGRGDRTTNTLLVEDVTLGSAKWIAKASGIIAGLPVAARVFQILNEKVSFVAVAAEGAWCESGQVVAEIHGSLDALLMGERVALNLAMRLSGIATLTNIYVEKIGDLPAQLVDTRKTTPGLRLLEKYATALGGAINHRMGLDDAVMIKDNHIAAAGGIGEAITRIRSQIPYPLTIEVETESLEQVKEALQHKADIIMLDNMPLDMMRQAVQLIRQQNRRVKIEASGNVTLETIRAVAETGVDYISSSAPITQSRWLDLSMRIVL; encoded by the coding sequence GTGAGCTATTCTGCTGTTTTGCCTCCCTGGCTGGTTTTAGATCCTCTGTTGCGTGGCTGGTTGATAGAGGATATTGGCAGGGGCGATCGCACAACAAATACGCTACTAGTAGAAGATGTGACGTTAGGCTCGGCTAAATGGATTGCTAAAGCTTCTGGGATAATTGCTGGTTTACCAGTCGCTGCTAGGGTATTTCAGATTTTGAATGAAAAAGTCAGTTTTGTGGCAGTTGCAGCTGAGGGTGCATGGTGTGAGTCGGGACAGGTAGTAGCTGAAATTCATGGTTCACTGGATGCACTGTTGATGGGGGAACGGGTCGCGCTTAATTTGGCTATGCGGTTGAGTGGGATTGCGACGCTGACTAATATATATGTAGAGAAAATTGGTGATTTACCTGCTCAGTTGGTGGATACGCGTAAAACTACGCCAGGGCTGAGACTGTTGGAAAAGTACGCGACTGCATTGGGTGGGGCGATTAATCACCGCATGGGGTTGGATGATGCGGTGATGATTAAGGATAATCACATTGCTGCAGCTGGGGGAATTGGAGAAGCTATTACCCGTATTCGTTCTCAGATTCCTTATCCCTTGACTATAGAGGTAGAAACGGAAAGTTTAGAGCAGGTGAAAGAAGCTTTGCAGCATAAGGCTGACATTATTATGTTGGATAATATGCCTTTGGATATGATGCGTCAGGCGGTGCAGTTGATTCGCCAACAGAATAGGCGTGTGAAAATTGAAGCTTCGGGGAATGTGACTTTGGAAACGATTCGCGCTGTGGCGGAAACTGGTGTTGACTATATTTCTAGCAGTGCGCCGATTACTCAGTCAAGGTGGCTGGATTTGAGTATGAGGATTGTACTTTAA
- a CDS encoding aldo/keto reductase produces MVEQNNNDEAAQKHLPLEVKRRHFLKGIGFIGAGAGAIFADHILNANPKVEAAQVPVSSATPTNSANTGEIPLHPLGKTGVKVSAMSTTCYAYALGGSTLGQAKSKEEAIRMTHEAIDNGITFMDNAWEYNKHRSEEWMGEALQGRRDKVFLMTKDDEGLHPRTRSLCPIRCQWAF; encoded by the coding sequence ATGGTAGAACAAAACAATAATGATGAAGCTGCTCAAAAGCATCTACCTTTAGAGGTAAAGCGGCGACATTTTTTAAAAGGAATAGGCTTTATCGGTGCAGGTGCAGGGGCAATATTTGCTGATCACATCCTCAATGCTAATCCCAAAGTAGAAGCAGCACAGGTTCCAGTATCATCTGCAACTCCAACGAACAGCGCAAACACTGGTGAAATTCCTCTCCACCCACTGGGAAAAACTGGGGTGAAAGTGTCGGCGATGTCTACGACGTGCTACGCCTACGCACTTGGAGGTTCAACTTTAGGGCAAGCAAAGAGCAAGGAAGAGGCGATTCGCATGACCCACGAAGCTATTGACAATGGCATCACCTTCATGGATAACGCTTGGGAGTATAACAAGCATCGTAGTGAAGAGTGGATGGGAGAGGCGCTACAAGGACGACGAGACAAGGTTTTTTTGATGACGAAGGATGACGAAGGTTTGCACCCACGGACGCGATCGCTGTGCCCAATACGCTGCCAATGGGCGTTTTGA
- a CDS encoding high light inducible protein, which produces MATETNKTIELSTEAKAYNGVDRNAWIIGWNPQQELWNGRLAMIGFVSYLLWDLAGYSLVRDVLHLVR; this is translated from the coding sequence ATGGCAACTGAAACTAACAAAACGATTGAATTATCTACTGAAGCTAAAGCCTATAACGGTGTCGATCGCAATGCTTGGATTATTGGGTGGAATCCCCAACAAGAGTTGTGGAATGGGCGTTTAGCGATGATTGGCTTTGTTTCTTACCTACTTTGGGATTTGGCTGGTTATAGTTTAGTACGTGACGTACTTCACTTGGTTCGTTAA
- a CDS encoding PH domain-containing protein, with amino-acid sequence MSTKENDLISRAELLQQAIATLQLMIQQIKAGGEIAPPGCCVSRYQARGKQGVYWYYKLHANHPIFPTAQPNKLSKYKHLGKAGSPAHVDAVMPIPS; translated from the coding sequence ATGTCTACGAAAGAAAATGATTTGATTTCCAGAGCAGAACTACTGCAACAAGCCATTGCGACTTTGCAACTCATGATTCAACAAATCAAGGCTGGTGGGGAAATAGCACCACCTGGTTGCTGCGTTTCCCGTTACCAAGCACGGGGTAAACAAGGAGTTTATTGGTACTACAAGTTACACGCTAACCACCCAATTTTTCCCACCGCTCAACCCAACAAATTGAGTAAATACAAGCATTTAGGCAAGGCTGGAAGTCCTGCTCACGTTGATGCAGTTATGCCCATCCCAAGTTGA